In Cervus elaphus chromosome 7, mCerEla1.1, whole genome shotgun sequence, the following proteins share a genomic window:
- the SFTA2 gene encoding surfactant-associated protein 2 — protein MGTGLPLVLLLTLVGSSQGAGPGMTLQLKLKNSLLANSSYNSSFLNFLQKFCLLLHLPLGTNVTLHQAGSSQHVTCRV, from the exons ATGGGGACTGGGCTGCCCCTCGTCCTCCTCCTGACCCTCGTCGGCAGCTCACAGGGGGCAG GGCCGGGAATGACTTTGCAACTGAAGTTGAAGAACTCCCTTCTGGCAAATTCCTCCTACAATTCCAGCTTCCTGAACTTTCTCCAGAAG ttctgcctcctcctccacctccccctGGGGACCAACGTCACCCTGCATCAAGCAGGGTCCTCACAGCACGTCACCTGCAGAGTCTGA
- the VARS2 gene encoding valine--tRNA ligase, mitochondrial isoform X2, whose product MPHLPLTSFRPPLWGLRPSRGLRRSRPLSTQSEPDGSAISRRNREAKQKRLREKQASLEAGIAPKTKSPAESSKAWTSKERVLYEIPTEHGEKKDVSRPLPPAYSPQYVEAAWYPWWVREGFFKPEYQARLPQATEETFSMCIPPPNVTGSLHIGHALTVAIQDALVRWHRMRGDRVLWVPGSDHAGIATQAVVEKQLWKERGVRRHELSRADFLREVWKWKEGKGGEICEQLRALGASLDWDRECFTMDTGSSVAVTEAFVRLYKAGLLYRSRQLVNWSCALRSAISDIEVESRPLPGRTELQLPGCPTPVSFGLLFSVAFPVDGEPGAEVVVGTTRPETLPGDVAVAVHPDDSRYTHLHGRQLCHPLTGQLLPLITDCTVQPHVGTGAVKVTPAHSPADAELGARHGLSPRSVIAEDGTMTTLCEDWLQGLHRFVAREKILSALRERGLFRGLQNHPMVLPICSRSGDVVEYLLKSQWFVRCREMGEQAAKAVESGALELSPSFHQKNWQHWFSHIGDWCVSRQLWWGHRIPAYLVVEEHTKGDTEDCWVVGRTEAEAREVAAELTGRPGVELTLERDPDVLDTWFSSALFPFSALGWPRETPDLAHFYPLSLLETGSDLLLFWVGRMVMLGTQLTGQLPFSKVLLHSMVRDRQGRKMSKSLGNVLDPRDIISGVELQVLQEKLRDGNLDPAELAIAATAQRKDFPHGIPECGTDALRFTLCSHGALGGDLHLSVSEVLSFRHFCNKIWNALRFILNALGEEFIPQPAEELSPASRMDAWILSCLARTAQDCERGFLTHELSLVTHALHHFWLHNLCDVYLEAVKPVLLHSPRPPEPPQVLFFCADIGLRLLAPLMPFLAEELWQRLPPRPGGPPAPSICVAPYPSARSLEHWHQPELERRFSRVQESVQALRALRATYQLTKARPRVLLQSSEPGEQGLFEAFLEPLGTLGHCGAVGLLPTGAAAPSGWVQAPLSDTSQVYMELQGLVDPQTHLPRLAARRHKLQKQLDGLLARPPSEGEVETQRQQKLSSLQLELSKLDKAASHLRQLMDASPSPGGSPSP is encoded by the exons ATGCCTCATTTGCCTCTGACCTCTTTTCGACCACCGCTTTGGGGCTTGAGGCCCTCACGGGGCCTCCGCAGGTCCCGTCCCCTTTCCACCCAGTCAGAGCCCGATGGATCAGCCATCTCCCGGAGGAACCGTGAAGCCAAACAGAAGCGTCTGCGAGAGAAGCAGGCATCGCTGGAGGCTGGGATAGCCCCCAAGACCAAG TCACCTGCAGAATCCAGTAAGGCCTGGACCTCTAAGGAGAGAGTGTTATATGAAATCCCCACGGaacatggagaaaagaaag ATGTCTCCCGGCCCCTGCCTCCTGCATACAGCCCCCAGTACGTTGAGGCTGCCTGGTACCCTTGGTGGGTGCGAGAGGGCTTCTTCAAACCAGAATATCAG gcCAGGCTGCCGCAGGCCACAGAGGAGACCTTTTCCATGTGTATCCCACCCCCTAATGTCACAGGCTCCCTGCACATTGGGCATGCGCTGACCGTGGCCATACAGGATGCTCTCGTGCGCTG GCACCGGATGCGTGGGGATCGGGTGCTGTGGGTCCCTGGCTCAGATCATGCAGGGATTGCGACCCAA GCTGTGGTGGAGAAACAGCTGTGGAAGGAGCGAGGAGTGAGGAGACATGAGCTGAGCAGGGCAGACTTCCTTAGGGAGGTGTGGAAGTGGAAGGAGGG GAAAGGTGGCGAGATCTGTGAGCAGCTCAGAGCGCTGGGGGCCTCCCTGGACTGGGACCGAGAATGCTTTACTATGGATACC GGCTCCTCAGTGGCCGTGACAGAAGCTTTTGTGCGGCTCTACAAAGCTGGGTTGTTGTACCGGAGCCGGCAGCTGGTCAACTGGTCGTGTGCCTTGCGCTCCGCCATCTCGGATATTGAg GTGGAAAGTCGACCCCTCCCTGGCCGCACGGAGCTTCAGTTGCCTGGCTGTCCCACCCCCGTGTCTTTTGGCCTCCTCTTTTCCGTGGCCTTCCCCGTGGATGGAGAGCCTG GTGCAGAGGTTGTGGTGGGAACCACGAGGCCAGAGACGCTGCCTGGAGACGTGGCTGTGGCGGTCCATCCTGATGACTCCCGGTACACG CATCTACATGGGCGACAACTCTGTCATCCCTTGACGGGGCAGCTTCTCCCCCTTATCACAGACTGCACTGTTCAGCCACACGTGGGCACAG GGGCAGTGAAGGTGACTCCAGCGCACAGCCCTGCCGATGCTGAGCTGGGGGCCCGACACGGCTTGAGCCCCCGGAGTGTCATTGCAGAGGATGGGACCATGACCACCCTTTGTGAGGACTGGCTGCAG GGTCTTCACCGATTTGTGGCCCGGGAAAAGATTCTGTCCGCACTGAGGGAGCGGGGCCTGTTCCGGGGCCTCCAGAACCACCCCATGGTGCTGCCCATTTGCAG CCGTTCCGGGGATGTGGTAGAATACCTACTGAAGAGCCAGTGGTTTGTCCGCTGCCGGGAAATGGGGGAGCAAGCCGCCAAG gccGTGGAGTCCGGGGCCCTGGAGCTCAGTCCCTCCTTCCACCAGAAGAACTGGCAGCACTGGTTTTCCCACATTGG GGACTGGTGTGTCTCCCGGCAGCTGTGGTGGGGCCATCGGATTCCAGCCTACCTGGTTGTAGAGGAGCACACAAAG GGTGATACAGAGGACTGCTGGGTGGTCGGGCGGACAGAGGCCGAGGCCAGAGAAGTAGCTGCAGAATTAACAGGGAGACCAGGGGTGGAGCTGACCTTGGAGAGGG ACCCTGATGTCCTGGACACGTGGTTCTCCTCGGCTCTCTTCCCCTTTTCTGCCCTGGGCTGGCCCCGAGAG ACCCCAGACCTGGCTCATTTCTACCCCCTGTCACTTTTGGAAACGGGCAGTGACCTCCTGCTGTTCTGGGTGGGCCGCATGGTCATGTTGGGGACCCAGCTCACAGGGCAGCTCCCCTTCAGCAAG GTCCTGCTTCACTCTATGGTCCGGGACAGGCAGGGCCGGAAGATGAGCAAGTCCCTGGGGAATGTGCTGGACCCACGGGACATCATCAGTGGGGTGGAGCTGCAG GTACTGCAGGAAAAGCTGAGGGATGGAAACTTGGACCCCGCAGAGCTGGCGATTGCGGCCACGGCGCAG AGAAAGGACTTCCCTCATGGGATCCCCGAGTGCGGGACAGACGCTCTGAGATTCACCCTGTGCTCCCACGGGGCCCTGG GGGGCGACTTGCACCTGTCCGTCTCTGAGGTCCTGAGCTTCCGACACTTCTGCAATAAGATCTGGAATGCTCTGCGCTTTATCCTGAATGCTCTTGGGGAGGAATTCATACCCCAACCTGCAGAGGAG CTGTCCCCTGCCTCCCGCATGGACGCCTGGATCCTCAGCTGCCTGGCCCGCACGGCCCAGGACTGTGAGCGGGGCTTCCTCACCCATGAGCTCTCGCTCGTCACCCATGCCCTGCACCACTTCTGGCTGCACAACCTCTGCGATGTCTACTTG GAGGCCGTGAAGCCGGTACTGTTGCACTCTCCCCGCCCCCCGGAGCCGCCTCAGGTCCTGTTCTTCTGCGCTGACATCGGTCTCCGCCTCCTCGCCCCATTGATGCCCTTCCTGGCTGAAGAGCTCTGGCAGAGGCTGCCCCCCAGGCCTGGtggtccccctgcccccagcatctGTGTTGCCCCCTACCCGAGTGCCCGCAGCTTG GAGCACTGGCACCAGCCTGAGCTGGAGCGGCGCTTCTCCCGGGTTCAGGAGTCCGTGCAGGCGCTCAGGGCTCTGCGCGCCACCTACCAGCTGACCAAGGCCCGGCCCCGAG TGCTGCTGCAGAGCTCAGAGCCTGGCGAGCAGGGCCTCTTTGAGGCCTTCCTGGAGCCGCTGGGCACCCTGGGCCACTGTGGGGCGGTGGGCCTTCTACCCACTGGTGCAGCAGCCCCCTCGGGCTGGGTCCAGGCCCCCCTCAGTGACACCAGTCAGGTGTATATGGAGCTGCAG GGCCTGGTGGACCCCCAGACCCACCTACCTCGGCTGGCTGCCCGAAGACACAAGTTGCAGAAGCAGCTTGATGGCCTCCTAGCCCGGCCCCCGTCAGAGGGAGAGGTGGAGACTCAGAGGCAGCAGAAG ctttcttccctcCAGTTGGAATTGTCAAAACTGGACAAGGCGGCCTCTCACCTCCGGCAGCTGATGGATGCGTCTCCAAGCCCTGGGGGCTCACCATCCCCGTGA
- the VARS2 gene encoding valine--tRNA ligase, mitochondrial isoform X1, which produces MPHLPLTSFRPPLWGLRPSRGLRRSRPLSTQSEPDGSAISRRNREAKQKRLREKQASLEAGIAPKTKSPAESSKAWTSKERVLYEIPTEHGEKKDVSRPLPPAYSPQYVEAAWYPWWVREGFFKPEYQARLPQATEETFSMCIPPPNVTGSLHIGHALTVAIQDALVRWHRMRGDRVLWVPGSDHAGIATQAVVEKQLWKERGVRRHELSRADFLREVWKWKEGKGGEICEQLRALGASLDWDRECFTMDTGSSVAVTEAFVRLYKAGLLYRSRQLVNWSCALRSAISDIEVESRPLPGRTELQLPGCPTPVSFGLLFSVAFPVDGEPGAEVVVGTTRPETLPGDVAVAVHPDDSRYTHLHGRQLCHPLTGQLLPLITDCTVQPHVGTGAVKVTPAHSPADAELGARHGLSPRSVIAEDGTMTTLCEDWLQGLHRFVAREKILSALRERGLFRGLQNHPMVLPICSRSGDVVEYLLKSQWFVRCREMGEQAAKAVESGALELSPSFHQKNWQHWFSHIGDWCVSRQLWWGHRIPAYLVVEEHTKGDTEDCWVVGRTEAEAREVAAELTGRPGVELTLERDPDVLDTWFSSALFPFSALGWPRETPDLAHFYPLSLLETGSDLLLFWVGRMVMLGTQLTGQLPFSKVLLHSMVRDRQGRKMSKSLGNVLDPRDIISGVELQVLQEKLRDGNLDPAELAIAATAQRKDFPHGIPECGTDALRFTLCSHGALGGDLHLSVSEVLSFRHFCNKIWNALRFILNALGEEFIPQPAEEPLLLQLSPASRMDAWILSCLARTAQDCERGFLTHELSLVTHALHHFWLHNLCDVYLEAVKPVLLHSPRPPEPPQVLFFCADIGLRLLAPLMPFLAEELWQRLPPRPGGPPAPSICVAPYPSARSLEHWHQPELERRFSRVQESVQALRALRATYQLTKARPRVLLQSSEPGEQGLFEAFLEPLGTLGHCGAVGLLPTGAAAPSGWVQAPLSDTSQVYMELQGLVDPQTHLPRLAARRHKLQKQLDGLLARPPSEGEVETQRQQKLSSLQLELSKLDKAASHLRQLMDASPSPGGSPSP; this is translated from the exons ATGCCTCATTTGCCTCTGACCTCTTTTCGACCACCGCTTTGGGGCTTGAGGCCCTCACGGGGCCTCCGCAGGTCCCGTCCCCTTTCCACCCAGTCAGAGCCCGATGGATCAGCCATCTCCCGGAGGAACCGTGAAGCCAAACAGAAGCGTCTGCGAGAGAAGCAGGCATCGCTGGAGGCTGGGATAGCCCCCAAGACCAAG TCACCTGCAGAATCCAGTAAGGCCTGGACCTCTAAGGAGAGAGTGTTATATGAAATCCCCACGGaacatggagaaaagaaag ATGTCTCCCGGCCCCTGCCTCCTGCATACAGCCCCCAGTACGTTGAGGCTGCCTGGTACCCTTGGTGGGTGCGAGAGGGCTTCTTCAAACCAGAATATCAG gcCAGGCTGCCGCAGGCCACAGAGGAGACCTTTTCCATGTGTATCCCACCCCCTAATGTCACAGGCTCCCTGCACATTGGGCATGCGCTGACCGTGGCCATACAGGATGCTCTCGTGCGCTG GCACCGGATGCGTGGGGATCGGGTGCTGTGGGTCCCTGGCTCAGATCATGCAGGGATTGCGACCCAA GCTGTGGTGGAGAAACAGCTGTGGAAGGAGCGAGGAGTGAGGAGACATGAGCTGAGCAGGGCAGACTTCCTTAGGGAGGTGTGGAAGTGGAAGGAGGG GAAAGGTGGCGAGATCTGTGAGCAGCTCAGAGCGCTGGGGGCCTCCCTGGACTGGGACCGAGAATGCTTTACTATGGATACC GGCTCCTCAGTGGCCGTGACAGAAGCTTTTGTGCGGCTCTACAAAGCTGGGTTGTTGTACCGGAGCCGGCAGCTGGTCAACTGGTCGTGTGCCTTGCGCTCCGCCATCTCGGATATTGAg GTGGAAAGTCGACCCCTCCCTGGCCGCACGGAGCTTCAGTTGCCTGGCTGTCCCACCCCCGTGTCTTTTGGCCTCCTCTTTTCCGTGGCCTTCCCCGTGGATGGAGAGCCTG GTGCAGAGGTTGTGGTGGGAACCACGAGGCCAGAGACGCTGCCTGGAGACGTGGCTGTGGCGGTCCATCCTGATGACTCCCGGTACACG CATCTACATGGGCGACAACTCTGTCATCCCTTGACGGGGCAGCTTCTCCCCCTTATCACAGACTGCACTGTTCAGCCACACGTGGGCACAG GGGCAGTGAAGGTGACTCCAGCGCACAGCCCTGCCGATGCTGAGCTGGGGGCCCGACACGGCTTGAGCCCCCGGAGTGTCATTGCAGAGGATGGGACCATGACCACCCTTTGTGAGGACTGGCTGCAG GGTCTTCACCGATTTGTGGCCCGGGAAAAGATTCTGTCCGCACTGAGGGAGCGGGGCCTGTTCCGGGGCCTCCAGAACCACCCCATGGTGCTGCCCATTTGCAG CCGTTCCGGGGATGTGGTAGAATACCTACTGAAGAGCCAGTGGTTTGTCCGCTGCCGGGAAATGGGGGAGCAAGCCGCCAAG gccGTGGAGTCCGGGGCCCTGGAGCTCAGTCCCTCCTTCCACCAGAAGAACTGGCAGCACTGGTTTTCCCACATTGG GGACTGGTGTGTCTCCCGGCAGCTGTGGTGGGGCCATCGGATTCCAGCCTACCTGGTTGTAGAGGAGCACACAAAG GGTGATACAGAGGACTGCTGGGTGGTCGGGCGGACAGAGGCCGAGGCCAGAGAAGTAGCTGCAGAATTAACAGGGAGACCAGGGGTGGAGCTGACCTTGGAGAGGG ACCCTGATGTCCTGGACACGTGGTTCTCCTCGGCTCTCTTCCCCTTTTCTGCCCTGGGCTGGCCCCGAGAG ACCCCAGACCTGGCTCATTTCTACCCCCTGTCACTTTTGGAAACGGGCAGTGACCTCCTGCTGTTCTGGGTGGGCCGCATGGTCATGTTGGGGACCCAGCTCACAGGGCAGCTCCCCTTCAGCAAG GTCCTGCTTCACTCTATGGTCCGGGACAGGCAGGGCCGGAAGATGAGCAAGTCCCTGGGGAATGTGCTGGACCCACGGGACATCATCAGTGGGGTGGAGCTGCAG GTACTGCAGGAAAAGCTGAGGGATGGAAACTTGGACCCCGCAGAGCTGGCGATTGCGGCCACGGCGCAG AGAAAGGACTTCCCTCATGGGATCCCCGAGTGCGGGACAGACGCTCTGAGATTCACCCTGTGCTCCCACGGGGCCCTGG GGGGCGACTTGCACCTGTCCGTCTCTGAGGTCCTGAGCTTCCGACACTTCTGCAATAAGATCTGGAATGCTCTGCGCTTTATCCTGAATGCTCTTGGGGAGGAATTCATACCCCAACCTGCAGAGGAG CCCCTTCTGCTGCAGCTGTCCCCTGCCTCCCGCATGGACGCCTGGATCCTCAGCTGCCTGGCCCGCACGGCCCAGGACTGTGAGCGGGGCTTCCTCACCCATGAGCTCTCGCTCGTCACCCATGCCCTGCACCACTTCTGGCTGCACAACCTCTGCGATGTCTACTTG GAGGCCGTGAAGCCGGTACTGTTGCACTCTCCCCGCCCCCCGGAGCCGCCTCAGGTCCTGTTCTTCTGCGCTGACATCGGTCTCCGCCTCCTCGCCCCATTGATGCCCTTCCTGGCTGAAGAGCTCTGGCAGAGGCTGCCCCCCAGGCCTGGtggtccccctgcccccagcatctGTGTTGCCCCCTACCCGAGTGCCCGCAGCTTG GAGCACTGGCACCAGCCTGAGCTGGAGCGGCGCTTCTCCCGGGTTCAGGAGTCCGTGCAGGCGCTCAGGGCTCTGCGCGCCACCTACCAGCTGACCAAGGCCCGGCCCCGAG TGCTGCTGCAGAGCTCAGAGCCTGGCGAGCAGGGCCTCTTTGAGGCCTTCCTGGAGCCGCTGGGCACCCTGGGCCACTGTGGGGCGGTGGGCCTTCTACCCACTGGTGCAGCAGCCCCCTCGGGCTGGGTCCAGGCCCCCCTCAGTGACACCAGTCAGGTGTATATGGAGCTGCAG GGCCTGGTGGACCCCCAGACCCACCTACCTCGGCTGGCTGCCCGAAGACACAAGTTGCAGAAGCAGCTTGATGGCCTCCTAGCCCGGCCCCCGTCAGAGGGAGAGGTGGAGACTCAGAGGCAGCAGAAG ctttcttccctcCAGTTGGAATTGTCAAAACTGGACAAGGCGGCCTCTCACCTCCGGCAGCTGATGGATGCGTCTCCAAGCCCTGGGGGCTCACCATCCCCGTGA
- the GTF2H4 gene encoding general transcription factor IIH subunit 4, which yields MESTPSRGGLNRVHLQCRNLQEFLGGLSPGVLDRLYGHPATCLAVFRELPSLAKNWVMRMLFLEQPLPQAAVALWVKKEFSKAQEESTGLLSGLRIWHTQLLPGGLQGLILNPIFRQNLRIALLGGGKAWSDDTSQLGPDKHARDVPSLDKYAEERWEVVLHFMVGSPSAAVSQDLAQLLSQAGLMKSAEPGEPPCITSAGFQFLLLDTPAQLWYFMLQYLQTAQSRGMDLVEILSFLFQLSFSTLGKDYSVEGMSDSLLNFLQHLREFGLVFQRKRKSRRYYPTRLAINLSSGVSGAGGTAHQPGFIVVETNYRLYAYTESELQIALIALFSEMLYRFPNMVVAQVTRESVQQAIASGITAQQIIHFLRTRAHPVMLKQTPVLPPTITDQIRLWELERDRLRFTEGVLYNQFLSQVDFELLLAHARELGVLVFENSAKRLMVVTPAGHSDVKRFWKRQKHNS from the exons ATGGAGAGCACCCCTTCCAGGGGTGGACTGAATCGAGtacacctacaatgcaggaattTGCAGGAATTCCTAGGAGGCCTGAGCCCTGGAGTATTAGATCGATTGTATGGGCACCCTGCCACATGCCTGGCTGTCTTCAG GGAGCTCCCATCTTTGGCTAAGAACTGGGTGATGCGGATGCTCTTTCTGGAGCAGCCTTTGCCACAAGCTGCTGTAGCCCTGtgggtgaagaaggaattcagcaA AGCTCAGGAGGAAAGCACGGGGTTGCTGAGCGGCCTCCGTATCTGGCACACCCAGCTGCTCCCTGGTGGTCTCCAGGGCCTCATCCTCAACCCCATCTTCCGCCAAAACCTCCGCATTGCCCTTCTGGGTGG GGGCAAGGCCTGGTCTGATGACACAAGTCAGCTGGGACCAGACAAGCATGCCCGGGACGTCCCCTCACTTGACAAGTACGCCGAGGAGCGATGGGAG GTGGTCCTTCACTTCATGGTGGGATCCCCCAGCGCAGCCGTCAGCCAGGACTTGGCTCAGCTCCTCAGCCAGGCTGGGCTCATGAAGAG TGCTGAACCTGGAGAGCCGCCCTGCATTACCTCTGCTGGCTTCCAGTTCCTGTTGCTGGACACTCCAGCCCAGCTCTGGTACTTTATGTTGCAGTATCTGCAGACAGCCCAG AGTCGGGGCATGGACCTAGTGGagattctctccttccttttccagCTTAGCTTCTCCACTCTAGGCAAG GATTACTCTGTGGAAGGTATGAGTGATTCTCTGTTGAACTTCCTGCAACATCTGCGTGAGTTTGGGCTTGTTTTCCAGAGGAAG AGGAAATCTCGGCGTTACTACCCCACACGCCTGGCCATCAATCTCTCGTCAGGTGTTTCTGGGGCCGGGGGCACCGCACATCAGCCAGGCTTCATTGTTGTGGAAACCAATTACCGACTGTATGCCTACACGG AGTCAGAGCTGCAGATCGCCCTCATTGCCCTTTTCTCTGAGATGCTCTATCGCTTTCCCAACATGGTGGTGGCACAGGTGACCCGGGAGAGTGTGCAGCAGGCCATTGCCAGTGGCATCACAGCCCAGCAG ATCATCCATTTCCTAAGGACAAGGGCCCACCCAGTGATGCTTAAACAG ACACCAGTGCTGCCTCCCACCATCACGGACCAGATTCGGCTCTGGGAGCTGGAAAGGGACAGGCTCCGGTTCACCGAAG GCGTCCTGTATAACCAGTTCCTGTCACAAGTGGACTTTGAGCTGCTGCTGGCCCACGCGCGGGAGCTGGGCGTCCTGGTGTTCGAGAACTCGGCCAAGCGGCTCATGGTGGTGACCCCGGCCGGGCACAGCGACGTCAAGCGCTTCTGGAAGCGGCAGAAGCACAACTCCTGA